One genomic window of bacterium includes the following:
- a CDS encoding sigma-70 family RNA polymerase sigma factor — MCASKAGAASVAGVSGSKKGRIVFTQSEVASALHVKAGQAQELWLRYFQTRAVEDRNRLVLFYAPLVRLVANRVAKGVRPFQSVEEICSSGQLGLINAVERFDPKEGFQFATYATIRIQGAIIDELRRDDILPKRMRARVRTYQVARESLEADLHRTPTLREVAEHLELTLAEIMEIDDMAVLSSYLVPLSMIGNDRSGIAAGLGTDPSGEAEMASTRETVKAALLRITERQRQVLVLHYLEGFHKSEIAETLGIDRSRVTQLIQQGLRNLRLQLEDKAGLGPGIE; from the coding sequence ATCTGTGCTTCTAAGGCGGGAGCAGCTTCTGTGGCGGGAGTGAGCGGGAGCAAAAAGGGTCGGATCGTGTTCACACAAAGTGAGGTGGCCTCTGCACTGCACGTTAAGGCAGGCCAGGCCCAAGAATTGTGGTTGCGCTATTTTCAAACACGGGCAGTTGAGGACAGAAACCGTCTGGTATTGTTCTACGCCCCACTGGTCAGATTAGTAGCCAACCGTGTGGCTAAAGGGGTGCGCCCGTTTCAATCAGTGGAGGAGATCTGCTCCAGCGGGCAGCTTGGACTGATCAATGCTGTTGAGCGGTTCGATCCTAAAGAGGGATTCCAGTTCGCCACCTACGCCACTATCAGGATCCAGGGTGCGATAATCGATGAGCTGCGCCGCGACGATATCCTTCCCAAGCGGATGCGGGCGAGGGTGCGCACCTATCAGGTGGCCCGGGAGTCGCTCGAAGCCGATCTGCATCGCACTCCGACGCTTCGTGAAGTTGCCGAGCATCTCGAACTTACCTTGGCTGAGATCATGGAAATCGATGACATGGCGGTCCTGTCGAGTTACCTCGTTCCCTTGTCGATGATTGGCAATGATCGAAGCGGGATTGCCGCCGGTTTGGGCACTGATCCAAGCGGCGAGGCGGAAATGGCTTCAACCCGGGAAACAGTCAAGGCTGCCTTGCTGCGCATTACCGAGCGCCAGCGCCAGGTCCTTGTCCTGCACTATCTCGAAGGGTTTCACAAGAGCGAGATTGCCGAGACTCTCGGGATCGACCGGTCGAGGGTGACGCAACTGATCCAGCAGGGCCTGCGCAATCTTCGTCTGCAGCTTGAAGACAAGGCCGGCCTGGGACCAGGAATCGAATAA
- a CDS encoding carbon storage regulator — translation MEREDPVPDRRGGLNAVLALTREIGQKILIGDDIVVTVLSVSPSGRVRLGIEAPKHVRIDRQEVLDRIRVENMESASAASPVVAADAAAWATYGARRANARAKNLE, via the coding sequence CTGGAGCGTGAGGACCCCGTTCCCGACCGAAGGGGAGGACTGAACGCCGTGTTGGCACTTACCCGCGAAATTGGTCAAAAGATCCTCATAGGCGACGATATCGTCGTCACGGTGCTCTCGGTATCCCCAAGCGGCCGCGTCAGGCTTGGCATCGAAGCTCCTAAGCACGTGCGAATAGACAGGCAGGAAGTCCTCGATCGGATCCGCGTGGAGAACATGGAGTCTGCCAGCGCCGCCTCTCCGGTGGTCGCCGCAGATGCAGCGGCCTGGGCCACTTATGGTGCACGGCGTGCAAACGCCAGAGCGAAAAATTTGGAATAA
- a CDS encoding flagellar assembly protein FliW, with the protein MTVLEGDSQMHTATDPALITRMELNFTRDMPGFSGARHFVLEPVGEESERVFARLRCTDTVYVQGSKALNDLTLLVMSPGFLWHDYEVHIEEAMVEDLGLTSPDDVVLLAIVHPREPLSSSTANLYSPIVVNRRTGLADQLVPSLSELEVGWSVRTPFPTEGED; encoded by the coding sequence ATGACTGTACTCGAGGGAGATAGCCAAATGCATACCGCAACCGACCCTGCTCTTATCACCAGGATGGAGCTCAACTTCACGCGCGACATGCCTGGATTCAGCGGTGCCCGGCACTTCGTCCTGGAGCCCGTCGGAGAGGAGTCAGAAAGAGTCTTTGCCCGTCTCCGCTGCACAGATACGGTCTATGTGCAGGGAAGCAAAGCGCTAAATGACCTTACTTTGCTGGTAATGTCACCCGGTTTCCTCTGGCACGACTATGAGGTGCACATAGAAGAGGCTATGGTCGAGGACCTCGGCCTGACCAGCCCCGACGATGTGGTGCTCCTTGCAATCGTTCATCCCAGGGAGCCCTTGTCATCCTCAACGGCGAATCTATATTCGCCCATCGTTGTCAACCGCCGCACCGGTCTTGCCGATCAGCTGGTTCCGTCGTTGAGTGAGCTGGAAGTTGGCTGGAGCGTGAGGACCCCGTTCCCGACCGAAGGGGAGGACTGA
- the flgK gene encoding flagellar hook-associated protein FlgK, whose protein sequence is MSDMNLSIAASGIAADTAELDAASNNLSNVSTPGYAAEQVNLSPEAAGGPLGTGQGVVIESVSRLTDAVYMAANISALGVQGAAKQTDQVLKSIESIFPEPSNAGIASQLSAFWTDISTLASNPNQIGAQQAVVSAAETVAGSINSGYNQMNQLSSSLQSEIGTGANDGGALAQANALLSQVAHLNASIVAGSAGGQDVNALMDQSNAAVNKLAALLGVSAVTAANGSVTVYLNGVQLVAGNSAQSLKSTGSAATTNLGIATSNGVAVDAGGTVGANLTALNSTIPSYVDHLNSVADSLATSLNTLQANGMDAKGDPGSAIAGSGWTGTVLPNIFVDNGSPGIYTPSPPGFDSAATIAVSPELLANPSLIATASAPGAGNSNVIGTPTLDGTNAQAMAAVASSPAGPDSNYQTMIGALGTEASNASAVSSTASNLASTAASNLSSISGVNVNNEELDILAAQNAFQAVSRVVSALTTSFQTLLQAV, encoded by the coding sequence ATGAGCGATATGAATCTGTCCATAGCGGCGAGCGGCATAGCAGCCGATACGGCTGAACTTGATGCGGCATCGAACAACCTGTCCAATGTGAGCACCCCTGGATATGCCGCTGAGCAGGTCAACCTCTCGCCGGAAGCGGCGGGAGGCCCCCTGGGAACAGGGCAGGGTGTGGTGATCGAATCGGTGAGCCGGTTGACCGACGCCGTTTACATGGCAGCGAATATTTCCGCCCTTGGAGTCCAGGGCGCAGCCAAGCAGACAGACCAGGTCTTGAAGTCGATCGAATCAATCTTCCCTGAACCCAGTAATGCCGGAATTGCCTCGCAGCTATCCGCGTTCTGGACAGACATCTCGACTCTCGCCTCCAATCCCAATCAGATAGGGGCCCAGCAGGCGGTGGTCAGCGCCGCGGAGACCGTGGCCGGATCGATCAATTCCGGTTATAACCAAATGAACCAATTGTCTTCGTCATTGCAAAGCGAGATCGGGACCGGAGCCAATGACGGTGGGGCGCTTGCCCAGGCAAATGCGCTGCTGTCGCAAGTTGCGCACCTGAATGCATCCATTGTGGCCGGATCGGCGGGCGGCCAGGATGTGAATGCATTGATGGACCAGAGCAATGCCGCAGTGAACAAGCTTGCTGCTCTTCTTGGGGTGAGTGCCGTCACCGCGGCAAATGGTTCAGTCACCGTCTATCTGAACGGAGTGCAGCTGGTTGCGGGAAACTCTGCGCAGAGCCTCAAGAGCACGGGTTCCGCCGCAACGACAAATCTGGGCATTGCCACCTCCAATGGTGTTGCAGTCGATGCCGGAGGAACGGTCGGAGCCAATTTGACGGCCCTCAACAGCACCATTCCCAGTTATGTGGATCATCTCAACTCAGTGGCGGACTCCCTGGCCACGAGTCTGAATACCTTGCAGGCAAACGGCATGGATGCCAAAGGTGATCCCGGTTCAGCAATTGCCGGATCTGGCTGGACCGGAACCGTATTGCCAAATATTTTTGTCGACAATGGATCCCCGGGCATCTACACCCCCAGTCCCCCGGGATTCGACTCGGCAGCCACAATCGCCGTCTCCCCGGAACTGCTGGCCAATCCGAGCCTGATAGCAACTGCTTCAGCACCGGGAGCCGGAAACTCCAATGTCATCGGAACACCTACGCTTGATGGAACGAATGCTCAGGCGATGGCGGCAGTCGCCTCATCACCTGCAGGTCCGGATTCGAATTACCAGACAATGATCGGAGCGCTTGGAACCGAGGCCTCCAATGCGTCGGCAGTATCGTCGACTGCGTCCAATTTGGCCTCCACCGCCGCCAGCAACCTGTCATCGATATCCGGAGTCAACGTGAACAATGAGGAACTCGATATCCTTGCTGCCCAGAATGCGTTCCAAGCAGTTTCCCGGGTAGTGAGCGCACTGACAACAAGCTTCCAGACACTGCTCCAGGCAGTTTAA